Below is a genomic region from Bacteroidota bacterium.
CTAAAAAACTGCCAGAAACCTAAATCTGCGGTTGAGTTAATCGTAGTTATAAATTCTGCCGAAAATTCTTCAAATTTGATAAAAGCTCAAAATCGTAAAACTTTAGTTGAAACAGAAAAATGGATAAAAAATAATTCTTCTGATCAACTGAAATATCGAATCATTTTTGTAGAGAATATTCCAAAAAAAATAGCAGGTGCAGGATATGCCCGTAAAATTGGCATGGACGAAGCAATTTTGCGATTTTCGGAGCTGGAAAATGAAAACGGAATAATTGCTTCTTTCGATGCCGACTCCACCTGTCAGGAAAACTATTTTGTTGAAATTGAGAAAATCCACGAAAACGAAAAAACAAATGTTTGTACAATCTTTTTCGAGCACGATATCGAAGGAGAAGATTTTCCGCAAGATGTGTATGATGCAATTATTGAATATGAGCTATATTTAAGGTATTATAAAAATGCCTTGAATTACATAAATTTCCCTTATTCATTTCAAACCGTTGGTTCGAGTTTTACAGTGCGGGCTTGGGTTTATACCAAACAAGGCGGAATGAACAGACGGCAAGCCGGCGAAGATTTTTACTTTTTGCATAAAGTTTTCCCACTCGGAAATGTGCAGGAATTAAACACTACAACAGTATTCCCATCGCCACGTCCATCAGATAGAGTCCCATTTGGGACAGGAAAGGCTGTTCAAAAATATTTAGAGGCTGAGAAAAAAGAATTGCTTACATACAATTTTAATGCTTTTATCCATCTCAAAAGTTTTTTTGATAGAATAAATAAACTTTACAAGATTGATTTAAATACATATAATTTGTTGCTTAAAAATCTACCAAAACCAGTTTCAAATTTTCTGCAATCAATAGACTTTTTTCTAAACTTAAAAGAGATTAACGATAATTCTTCAAGTTTAAAATCATTCAAAAAACGATTTTTTAATACATTTAATGCTTTTATGATTTTGAAATATTTGAATTTTGTGCATGAA
It encodes:
- a CDS encoding glycosyltransferase family 2 protein, with the translated sequence MKNFADSYIKRNNLLPKISESPNKDLNIIVVIPCINEPLLEKTLLSLKNCQKPKSAVELIVVINSAENSSNLIKAQNRKTLVETEKWIKNNSSDQLKYRIIFVENIPKKIAGAGYARKIGMDEAILRFSELENENGIIASFDADSTCQENYFVEIEKIHENEKTNVCTIFFEHDIEGEDFPQDVYDAIIEYELYLRYYKNALNYINFPYSFQTVGSSFTVRAWVYTKQGGMNRRQAGEDFYFLHKVFPLGNVQELNTTTVFPSPRPSDRVPFGTGKAVQKYLEAEKKELLTYNFNAFIHLKSFFDRINKLYKIDLNTYNLLLKNLPKPVSNFLQSIDFFLNLKEINDNSSSLKSFKKRFFNTFNAFMILKYLNFVHE